TGGTCATCGCCGGCACGGTGACGCTCCTCGTCGTCAGCGTCGTGACGATCACGGCGCTGGAGTGGAACAACCCGGACACCCTCGGTCCGCTGCCCTGGACGGGCAAGCTCCTCGCCGGGTTCTTCGCGGCCGTCGTCACCCGCACGGCGGGCTTCAACTCCCTCGACGTCGCGGCGATGAACACCCAGACGTGGTTCGCCCAGGACGTCTTCATGTTCATCGGCGCGGGACCCGCCAGCACCGGCGGCGGCATCAAGATCACGACGTTCGCCGTGCTCCTCGCGATCATCGTCACCGAGGTCCGCGGCGGGACGGCGGTCAACATCTTCGACAAGCGGCTCGCGCGCTCCGTGCACCGCGAGGCGATCACGGTCGCGCTCCTCGCCGTCGCGCTCGTCATGGCGGGGACGTGGACGCTCCTCATCATGACCGAGTTCACCCTCGACCAGCTGCTCTTCGAGGTGATCTCCGCCTTCGCCACGGTCGGTCTGTCCACGGGCATCACCCACCAGCTGCCCGACGCCGGTCAGCTGCTCCTCGTCGTGATGATGTTCGCCGGCCGGGTCGGGCCCGTGACCCTGGCCTCGGCGCTGGCCCTGCGCTCGCGCCGGCTCATGTACGAACTACCCAAGGAGAGACCCGTCATTGGCTAACCACATGCCCCGCGGACGCGTCACGACGCTGCGGCCCAACGACTCGGTGGTCGTCGTCGGCCTGGGCCGGTTCGGCCAGTCGCTGGCCCTCGAGCTGGCGCGCGACGGCGTCGAGGTCCTCGGGATCGACTCCGACGAGGACATCGTCCAGGACCTCAACGGGCGCCTCACCCGGGTGGTCCGGGCCGACGCCACGCGCGAGGAGGTCCTCCACCAGCTCGGCGTGCGGGACTTCACCCACGCCGTCGTCGCCATCGGCTCCAGCGTCGAGGCCTCGATCCTCACGAGCTCGTGGCTGCTCCGCTTCGAGGTGCCGCACGTGTGGGCGAAGGCGATCACCGCGCCGCACGGGCAGATCCTCGCCCAGCTCGGTGTGCATCACGTGGTCTACCC
The sequence above is a segment of the Georgenia faecalis genome. Coding sequences within it:
- a CDS encoding potassium channel family protein, which codes for MPRGRVTTLRPNDSVVVVGLGRFGQSLALELARDGVEVLGIDSDEDIVQDLNGRLTRVVRADATREEVLHQLGVRDFTHAVVAIGSSVEASILTSSWLLRFEVPHVWAKAITAPHGQILAQLGVHHVVYPEADMGRRVAHLLRGSLADYQDVGGGFAMVTATAPASMVGKPLDQVGFRKKHNLNVVAVRQPDGSWGHATGETVLRADDTVIVMGPAPVAERFIDMR